From one Alicyclobacillus acidocaldarius subsp. acidocaldarius Tc-4-1 genomic stretch:
- a CDS encoding DMT family transporter, whose product MQRSRDASVWAARGLLVFVTLVWGATFTLTKQALAILPVYAFLSLRFSAAAFATLGLAFLSRRGSAWKDARTWAVGATAGIPLGASFLLQTQGLRTITPGLSGFLTGLNVVMVPILASAITKRRPDARTWWGVVLACIGLLCMCAGTPLAGRFLGVAETFLCALCIALQIVVVDRWAKGLDAFAVAAVEVWVTALLTWVAALVARQWAPLADVRLWMQPVTWAAVLVNGLLGTAFALWAQNWAQERLSSAQTAIAFALEPVFAAAIGWVVLGEAMTWPGIVGGLLIVASMAVAPA is encoded by the coding sequence ATGCAGCGTTCCCGAGACGCGAGCGTCTGGGCAGCCCGCGGGCTGCTCGTCTTCGTGACGCTCGTATGGGGCGCCACGTTCACGTTGACCAAACAGGCGCTTGCCATCTTGCCAGTGTACGCCTTTCTTTCCCTTCGCTTCTCCGCGGCGGCCTTCGCCACGCTGGGCCTGGCTTTTTTGTCTCGCCGCGGCTCGGCTTGGAAGGATGCGCGCACATGGGCCGTTGGTGCGACGGCAGGTATCCCGCTCGGGGCGAGCTTTCTCCTGCAGACGCAGGGACTTCGCACCATCACGCCCGGGCTCAGCGGGTTTCTCACGGGCCTGAATGTCGTCATGGTGCCCATTCTCGCGAGTGCAATCACGAAGCGGCGGCCGGACGCCCGCACCTGGTGGGGCGTCGTTCTGGCATGCATCGGGCTTCTTTGCATGTGCGCCGGGACACCACTTGCCGGGAGATTCCTAGGCGTCGCGGAGACCTTTCTCTGCGCGCTGTGCATTGCCCTGCAGATTGTCGTCGTGGATAGGTGGGCGAAAGGGCTGGACGCGTTCGCCGTTGCCGCGGTGGAAGTGTGGGTCACAGCGCTCCTCACGTGGGTTGCCGCCCTTGTCGCCCGACAATGGGCGCCGCTCGCGGACGTGCGCTTATGGATGCAGCCTGTCACGTGGGCGGCTGTCCTGGTGAACGGCCTGCTTGGCACGGCGTTTGCGCTCTGGGCGCAAAATTGGGCCCAGGAGCGTCTGTCGTCTGCGCAGACGGCCATTGCGTTTGCGCTTGAGCCCGTCTTCGCAGCGGCGATTGGCTGGGTGGTCCTTGGCGAGGCGATGACGTGGCCGGGGATCGTCGGAGGACTTTTGATTGTCGCGAGTATGGCGGTGGCGCCGGCGTGA
- a CDS encoding pyruvate, water dikinase regulatory protein produces the protein MGDQLAMTESNVQDTRTIYICSDSLGDTAEAVVHAVIHQFDMRRVKIVRYAQVRTEDEIREIVEAAKQTGGFIAYTLVQPELREMMKMESIRLGVRVVDIMGPMMQAFIDTFHDHPKQKPGLLHVLNEDYFRRVDAIEFAVKADDGRDPRALLQADVVLIGVSRTSKTPVSIFLAHKGLRVANLPLVPEVKPPAELYQVPRSRIVGLTMGVEQMMRIRSQRLKHMGLPVLAQYADRKRIEEELLYAESIVRDLGCPLIDVTDRAIEETAQRILELVAKDREREGHRQP, from the coding sequence ATGGGGGACCAACTGGCGATGACCGAATCGAACGTTCAGGACACGCGCACCATCTACATCTGTTCCGATTCGCTGGGCGATACAGCCGAGGCCGTGGTTCACGCGGTGATTCATCAGTTTGACATGCGGCGCGTGAAGATCGTCCGGTATGCGCAAGTGCGCACGGAAGACGAGATCCGCGAAATCGTGGAGGCGGCCAAGCAGACGGGCGGCTTCATCGCGTACACGCTCGTGCAGCCCGAGTTGCGCGAGATGATGAAGATGGAGAGCATCCGGCTGGGCGTGCGCGTCGTCGACATCATGGGTCCGATGATGCAGGCCTTCATCGATACGTTTCACGACCACCCGAAGCAGAAGCCGGGACTTCTTCACGTCTTGAATGAGGATTACTTCCGGCGCGTCGACGCCATCGAGTTCGCGGTCAAAGCGGATGACGGGCGCGATCCCCGGGCGCTCTTGCAGGCCGACGTCGTCCTCATCGGCGTCTCCCGCACTTCCAAGACCCCGGTCAGCATCTTCCTCGCCCACAAGGGCCTTCGCGTGGCCAACCTGCCGCTCGTGCCCGAGGTCAAGCCTCCCGCGGAGTTGTATCAGGTGCCGCGATCGCGCATTGTGGGCCTCACGATGGGCGTGGAACAGATGATGCGGATCCGCAGTCAGCGCCTCAAGCACATGGGGCTGCCCGTGCTCGCGCAGTACGCGGATCGCAAGCGGATTGAGGAAGAGTTGCTGTACGCCGAATCGATTGTGCGCGATCTCGGCTGTCCACTCATCGACGTCACGGACCGGGCCATCGAGGAAACGGCGCAGCGGATACTGGAGCTCGTAGCGAAGGATCGGGAGAGGGAAGGGCACAGGCAGCCGTAG
- a CDS encoding helix-turn-helix transcriptional regulator gives MYNRDTRDAIRGQAVECPPGRLLLGERPIELTPRQKEILRLVQAHQPITGDQIAEMLGVSRPTIRSDLSLLVMLGQLDAKPRVGLFLADPAEPAEPAEPAEPATPVPWRDLRVGEVQSLPVIVRETTTVHDAVITMFLEDVGGLIVADEEGRLQGVVSRKDFLKFTLGNASATSLPVGMIMTRYPHIETVTPNDLVIDAAKRMIEYKVDSLPVVEPSSEDGKPPIVVGRITKTTLARLVAEWGTNWR, from the coding sequence ATGTACAATAGAGACACACGCGATGCGATTCGCGGCCAGGCGGTCGAGTGTCCGCCTGGCCGCCTCTTGCTGGGGGAGAGGCCCATCGAACTCACACCTCGTCAGAAGGAAATTTTGCGACTCGTGCAGGCACATCAACCCATCACCGGCGATCAAATCGCGGAAATGCTTGGCGTCAGCCGGCCCACCATTCGTTCGGATCTCTCGTTGCTCGTCATGCTAGGACAGCTGGACGCGAAACCGCGGGTGGGGCTATTTCTTGCCGATCCGGCCGAGCCAGCCGAGCCAGCCGAGCCAGCCGAGCCAGCCACGCCCGTCCCATGGCGCGATCTGCGCGTGGGTGAGGTTCAATCCCTTCCCGTGATTGTGCGGGAAACCACGACGGTTCACGACGCCGTGATCACGATGTTCCTGGAGGACGTGGGAGGCCTGATCGTGGCGGATGAAGAGGGGCGGCTGCAGGGGGTCGTCTCGCGCAAAGATTTTCTGAAATTTACGCTGGGAAATGCCAGCGCAACCTCGCTTCCCGTGGGCATGATCATGACTCGCTACCCGCACATCGAAACGGTGACACCGAATGATCTCGTGATCGACGCGGCGAAGCGGATGATCGAGTACAAAGTCGACAGCCTGCCCGTCGTCGAACCCTCAAGCGAGGATGGCAAACCGCCGATTGTCGTCGGCCGGATCACCAAGACGACGCTGGCGCGCCTGGTGGCAGAATGGGGGACCAACTGGCGATGA
- the ppdK gene encoding pyruvate, phosphate dikinase produces MAQVQDVERQQALTNRWVYSFDQADPKNRSLLGGKGANLAQMVQWGFPVPPGFTITTEACNEYWARGGKFPEGLMDEVALAILRLERTAGKRFGDAFQPLLVSVRSGAPVSMPGMMDTILNLGLNDLTVRALANQSQDPAFAYDSYRRLIQMFANVVFNVSLEPFEHALRAAKAKHGVERDRDLPADAWKELVATYLKLFAEHVGQPFPQDVNVQLELAIEAVFRSWNSPRAIVYRKAHGIPETLGTAVNVQAMVFGNMGDDSGTGVIFTRHPSTGEPVLFGEFLSNAQGEDVVAGIRTPQPIADLAHTMPHVYESLVALAKQLETRFRDMQDVEFTVERGKLFVLQTRSGKRTAQAAVRIAIDMLHEGLIQPEEALLRVDAQHLRQLLHRRLQGTDALQVFAKGLPASPGASVGRMVLDADTAVEWAQRGEKVVLVRPETTPEDIHGVLAAEGVVTTHGGMTSHAAVVARGIGKPAVCGCDGVHIDFEARQVESNGVVLKEGDVISVDGGTGTVYVGEAQMEEAKMADELKELLSIADEVRRLKVRANADTPEDARRAREFGAEGIGLCRTEHMFLSPDRVPLVQRMILATTSAERQAALSKLLPLQVSDFTAIFEAMDGLPVTIRLLDPPLHEFLPREEELEERLEALRAQGASQDEIAETEQLLRQARYLREANPMMGLRGSRLGIVYPEIYDMQMEAIITAAAQAKRRGIAVELEVMLPLIGSPKELRVLRERMEEIAKRTMERAGVEITYRIGTMIEVPRAALTADQIAEDAQFFSFGTNDLTQMTFAFSRDDAEGKFLNVYLDREILPYNPFETLDTEGVGKLIQWAVEAGRKRRPDLKTGVCGEHGGDPASIAFCEDIGLDYVSCSPFRIPVARIAAAQAAVRKRMTG; encoded by the coding sequence ATGGCACAGGTGCAGGATGTCGAGCGCCAGCAGGCACTCACGAACCGGTGGGTCTATTCCTTTGATCAGGCCGATCCGAAAAATCGAAGCCTTCTGGGCGGCAAAGGTGCCAATTTGGCGCAGATGGTTCAATGGGGGTTCCCGGTCCCGCCTGGATTCACCATCACAACGGAGGCTTGCAACGAATATTGGGCGCGGGGAGGCAAGTTTCCCGAGGGGCTCATGGACGAGGTGGCGCTCGCCATTCTTCGGCTCGAGCGCACGGCCGGGAAGCGATTCGGCGATGCGTTTCAGCCGCTTCTCGTGTCGGTCCGCTCCGGCGCGCCCGTCTCGATGCCGGGCATGATGGACACCATTTTGAATCTGGGCCTGAATGATCTGACCGTGCGGGCGTTGGCGAACCAGTCGCAGGACCCCGCGTTCGCGTACGACTCTTACCGCCGCCTGATTCAAATGTTCGCAAACGTGGTGTTCAATGTATCCCTTGAGCCGTTTGAACACGCGCTGAGGGCCGCCAAGGCGAAGCATGGCGTCGAGCGCGATCGCGACCTTCCGGCCGACGCGTGGAAGGAGCTCGTGGCGACGTACCTGAAACTGTTTGCCGAGCACGTCGGGCAGCCGTTCCCACAGGACGTAAACGTGCAATTGGAGCTCGCCATCGAAGCTGTGTTCCGCTCCTGGAACAGCCCGCGAGCCATCGTCTATCGTAAGGCACATGGCATCCCAGAGACGCTCGGCACGGCGGTGAACGTCCAGGCCATGGTGTTTGGCAACATGGGTGACGACAGCGGCACGGGGGTCATCTTTACCCGCCATCCGTCGACAGGTGAACCGGTGTTGTTTGGCGAGTTCCTGTCGAATGCGCAGGGTGAAGATGTCGTTGCGGGCATCCGCACGCCTCAACCCATTGCCGATCTCGCCCACACGATGCCGCACGTGTACGAGTCGCTCGTGGCCCTCGCGAAGCAGTTGGAGACGCGCTTCCGGGACATGCAGGACGTCGAATTTACCGTGGAGCGGGGCAAGCTGTTCGTGCTGCAGACGCGGAGCGGGAAGCGCACGGCGCAAGCGGCCGTCCGCATCGCCATTGACATGCTGCACGAAGGTCTCATTCAGCCGGAAGAGGCGCTCCTGCGCGTCGATGCCCAACATCTTCGCCAGCTCTTGCACCGTCGCCTCCAGGGAACCGATGCGCTGCAGGTGTTCGCCAAGGGTCTTCCGGCGTCTCCAGGCGCGAGCGTGGGGCGAATGGTGCTGGACGCGGACACGGCAGTGGAGTGGGCGCAGCGCGGTGAAAAGGTCGTCCTCGTCAGGCCCGAAACGACGCCCGAGGACATCCACGGCGTGTTGGCCGCAGAAGGCGTCGTCACGACGCACGGAGGAATGACGAGTCACGCGGCAGTCGTGGCCCGCGGCATTGGCAAACCGGCGGTCTGCGGCTGCGACGGCGTGCATATCGACTTCGAGGCGCGGCAGGTCGAATCGAACGGCGTCGTGCTGAAGGAAGGCGACGTCATCTCGGTGGACGGCGGAACCGGGACGGTATACGTCGGCGAGGCCCAGATGGAAGAAGCCAAAATGGCGGACGAGTTGAAGGAATTGTTGTCTATCGCCGACGAAGTGCGGCGCCTCAAGGTCCGCGCCAATGCGGATACGCCGGAAGACGCGCGGCGGGCGAGAGAGTTCGGCGCCGAAGGGATTGGCCTTTGCCGCACGGAGCACATGTTCTTGTCGCCAGACCGGGTCCCGCTCGTGCAGCGCATGATTTTGGCGACCACGTCGGCGGAACGACAAGCGGCGCTGTCGAAACTGTTGCCGCTCCAGGTCTCGGATTTCACTGCTATCTTTGAAGCGATGGACGGCCTGCCGGTCACCATACGCCTGCTGGATCCGCCGCTGCACGAGTTCCTGCCTCGAGAGGAAGAGCTGGAAGAGAGGCTGGAAGCACTTCGCGCGCAGGGCGCGTCGCAGGACGAGATCGCCGAGACGGAACAGTTGCTCCGGCAAGCCCGCTACCTGCGGGAGGCTAATCCCATGATGGGGCTCCGAGGGTCTCGGCTGGGTATTGTGTATCCGGAGATCTACGACATGCAAATGGAAGCCATCATCACGGCCGCAGCGCAGGCGAAACGCCGAGGCATCGCCGTCGAGCTGGAAGTGATGTTGCCGCTCATCGGATCGCCGAAGGAGCTTCGTGTGTTGCGCGAACGCATGGAGGAAATCGCGAAGCGTACCATGGAGCGCGCGGGCGTTGAGATCACATACCGCATCGGCACCATGATTGAGGTGCCGCGCGCCGCGCTGACGGCGGATCAGATTGCGGAGGATGCTCAATTTTTCTCCTTCGGCACGAACGACCTGACGCAGATGACGTTCGCCTTCAGCCGAGACGACGCCGAGGGCAAATTCCTAAACGTATATCTGGATCGGGAGATCTTGCCGTACAACCCGTTTGAGACGCTGGACACGGAGGGCGTCGGCAAGCTGATTCAATGGGCGGTCGAAGCCGGGCGCAAGCGCCGTCCGGATTTGAAGACCGGCGTGTGCGGCGAGCACGGGGGCGATCCGGCTTCTATCGCGTTCTGCGAGGACATCGGACTCGACTACGTCAGCTGCTCGCCGTTCCGCATCCCAGTCGCGCGGATTGCCGCGGCGCAGGCAGCGGTGCGCAAACGCATGACGGGTTGA
- the glpX gene encoding class II fructose-bisphosphatase — translation MDRELALELVRVTEAAALAASKWVGRGDADGADGAATEAMRNMFRTVNIRGVVVIGEGEMDEAPMLAQGEEVGTGRGPRVDVAVDPIEGTSMVAKMLPNALSVAAIAPRGHLLKAPDMYMEKLACGPRLRGILSLDDPLETTLRKAAEALGKPLSELSVAMLERDRHKAHLEVARRLGVRIKLLNAGDVLGSIATALPRGGTDLYIGSGGAPEGVLAAVALRCLGGDFQGRLMPQTPEQRERCQQLGLDVAKTLTLSDLAGDDDAIFAATGITDGDWLEGVRREGDYLHTHSVVMRVRTGTVRHVNATHYRPLELRLAQTV, via the coding sequence ATGGATCGAGAGCTCGCTCTCGAACTCGTTCGCGTCACGGAAGCGGCCGCGCTTGCCGCCAGCAAGTGGGTAGGCCGGGGTGATGCGGACGGCGCGGACGGTGCAGCCACGGAGGCGATGCGCAACATGTTCCGCACCGTCAATATCCGCGGCGTCGTGGTCATTGGCGAAGGCGAGATGGACGAAGCGCCCATGCTCGCGCAGGGGGAAGAGGTCGGGACGGGACGCGGGCCGCGCGTCGATGTGGCCGTCGATCCCATTGAAGGCACGTCCATGGTGGCCAAGATGCTGCCGAACGCCCTTTCGGTCGCGGCCATCGCCCCACGAGGACATTTGTTGAAGGCCCCGGACATGTACATGGAGAAGCTCGCGTGCGGCCCTCGCCTGCGCGGTATCCTCTCCCTCGACGACCCGCTGGAGACCACGCTGCGGAAGGCGGCCGAAGCGCTCGGCAAGCCTCTGTCGGAGCTCTCGGTGGCCATGCTCGAGCGCGATCGCCACAAAGCCCACCTCGAAGTGGCTCGGCGCTTAGGTGTGCGGATCAAGTTGCTGAACGCGGGCGATGTGCTGGGCTCTATCGCCACGGCGCTGCCTCGCGGAGGCACCGACCTGTACATCGGTTCCGGTGGTGCGCCGGAAGGCGTCCTCGCGGCGGTGGCCTTGCGCTGCTTGGGCGGCGACTTCCAAGGCCGATTGATGCCGCAGACTCCCGAGCAGCGCGAGCGCTGCCAGCAACTCGGCCTCGACGTCGCCAAGACCCTCACCCTGTCTGATCTCGCCGGCGATGACGACGCCATCTTCGCGGCGACGGGCATCACCGATGGGGATTGGCTCGAGGGCGTGCGTCGCGAAGGCGACTACCTGCACACGCATTCGGTCGTCATGCGGGTTCGCACGGGCACGGTCCGCCATGTCAATGCCACGCATTATCGGCCGCTCGAACTTCGGCTCGCGCAGACGGTGTGA
- a CDS encoding prephenate dehydrogenase/arogenate dehydrogenase family protein — protein MKLGFIGFGEAASAIAAGLRQAGTLDLLVYDAAPSDTWKTRAQDLGASCKASVAEVAVESDVIFSLVPAQAALEVAKQAAPHLSDGALYADFTSCSPAVKRAIGEVISQNRPSVQYAAVAVMSAVKPHGHRVPLVVDGDGAHRFQETFAPYGCQIEVLDGEVGGAALLKMCRSAVLKGLEALFLEALLAAEKMGLADRVLDSLDASFPDHHLRDLALYLVGRNLEHAERRAHELGEVVETLRSISVKPLVAEGGYRRLTRAAEVRAAMGERPDGVGAWLRALARAEAVPGKANGVAASERSKDA, from the coding sequence ATGAAACTGGGGTTCATCGGATTCGGAGAAGCCGCGAGCGCCATTGCGGCAGGTCTTCGGCAGGCAGGCACCCTCGACCTGTTGGTGTACGACGCCGCGCCTTCTGATACCTGGAAGACAAGGGCGCAGGATCTTGGCGCTTCATGTAAGGCGTCGGTGGCGGAAGTGGCCGTCGAATCTGACGTCATCTTCTCCTTGGTCCCGGCGCAGGCTGCGCTCGAGGTAGCGAAACAAGCCGCTCCGCATCTGAGCGATGGGGCGCTGTACGCCGACTTCACCTCGTGCTCGCCGGCCGTCAAGCGAGCCATCGGAGAAGTCATCTCGCAGAACCGTCCGTCGGTGCAATACGCTGCCGTCGCAGTGATGTCAGCAGTCAAGCCGCACGGCCATCGGGTGCCCCTCGTAGTGGACGGCGACGGCGCGCACAGGTTCCAGGAAACCTTCGCGCCGTACGGCTGCCAGATCGAGGTGTTGGACGGCGAGGTGGGTGGGGCCGCACTTCTCAAGATGTGCCGCTCCGCGGTGTTGAAGGGACTCGAGGCGCTGTTTCTGGAAGCTTTGTTGGCCGCCGAAAAGATGGGGCTGGCCGATCGCGTCCTTGACTCGCTCGACGCGTCGTTTCCAGATCATCACCTGCGAGATCTGGCCCTGTATCTGGTGGGGCGTAACTTGGAGCACGCGGAGCGGCGCGCGCATGAACTCGGCGAGGTGGTGGAGACCCTTCGCTCCATTTCCGTCAAGCCGTTGGTCGCCGAGGGCGGGTACCGCCGCTTGACGCGCGCGGCTGAGGTTCGCGCCGCGATGGGCGAACGGCCAGACGGTGTCGGGGCGTGGCTCAGGGCGCTCGCCAGGGCCGAGGCAGTCCCGGGGAAAGCGAACGGCGTCGCGGCGAGCGAACGCTCGAAAGACGCCTAA
- a CDS encoding 4-carboxy-4-hydroxy-2-oxoadipate aldolase/oxaloacetate decarboxylase — protein sequence MRPVIVTKVERPERALVEHLGRHSVATLHEAMGRDGLMLPYMRPIYRGARAFGTAVTVLCQPGDNLMIHASVEVCQPGDVLVVTTTSPSTDGMFGELLATSLQARGVAGLVIEAGVRDVAELEKMGFPVWSRAISARGTVKATPGCVNVPIVCAGICVRPGDVIVADMDGVVCVPQERALDVAAQADVRVEKEEATRARLAAGELGIDLYGLRDKLRELGVTWI from the coding sequence GTGAGGCCGGTCATCGTCACGAAGGTTGAGCGACCGGAGCGCGCGCTCGTCGAACATCTGGGCCGCCACTCCGTCGCGACGCTTCACGAGGCGATGGGGCGCGACGGGCTGATGTTGCCCTACATGCGGCCCATCTACCGAGGCGCGCGCGCGTTTGGCACCGCCGTCACAGTCCTGTGCCAGCCTGGGGACAACCTCATGATTCACGCCAGCGTCGAGGTGTGCCAACCAGGAGACGTCTTGGTAGTCACCACGACTTCACCGTCGACCGACGGGATGTTCGGTGAACTCCTCGCGACCTCGCTCCAGGCGCGCGGCGTGGCGGGGCTTGTGATTGAGGCAGGCGTGCGCGACGTGGCAGAACTCGAGAAGATGGGCTTCCCGGTCTGGTCTCGCGCCATCTCGGCTCGCGGCACCGTCAAAGCAACCCCGGGGTGTGTGAACGTGCCCATCGTGTGCGCGGGAATCTGCGTTCGGCCGGGCGACGTGATCGTCGCGGACATGGACGGGGTGGTCTGCGTGCCCCAGGAGCGCGCGTTGGACGTTGCGGCACAGGCCGACGTCCGAGTCGAGAAGGAAGAAGCGACTCGGGCGCGACTCGCGGCTGGGGAACTCGGCATCGATTTGTACGGACTGCGGGACAAGCTGCGGGAACTCGGTGTGACATGGATTTGA
- a CDS encoding PIG-L deacetylase family protein — MQNRGTLMVVSAHAADFVWRAGGAIALYSDRGWTVRVLCLTYGERGESARLWKEGKSLDEIKRIRREEAERAADILGAEVRFLDVGDYPIEVTPDLRDALVQEFRKYRPDVLLSHTFVDPYNADHPRTAELVREARILAQAHGYPSEYPPIGAPQLYSFEPHQPEQCQFRIDLLLDITPVFEKKRQAMECMEAQEHLWAYYTDLAKRRGVQAGRNSGQPIVYAEAYQRVFPSVGGEFV; from the coding sequence GTGCAGAATCGGGGAACGTTGATGGTCGTGAGCGCGCACGCCGCCGACTTCGTGTGGCGGGCTGGCGGAGCCATCGCCTTGTACAGCGATCGTGGCTGGACGGTGCGCGTCCTGTGTCTGACGTACGGCGAGCGAGGAGAGTCTGCGCGCCTGTGGAAGGAGGGCAAGTCGCTCGATGAAATCAAGCGCATTCGGCGCGAGGAGGCCGAGCGGGCTGCGGACATCCTGGGCGCGGAGGTCCGCTTCCTCGATGTTGGAGATTACCCCATCGAGGTGACGCCGGACTTGCGAGATGCGCTTGTGCAGGAGTTTCGCAAGTATCGCCCGGATGTGCTGTTGTCGCATACCTTCGTGGATCCCTACAATGCCGACCATCCGCGCACGGCCGAACTCGTCCGTGAGGCAAGGATTCTCGCGCAGGCGCACGGGTATCCGTCTGAATACCCGCCCATCGGCGCCCCTCAGCTCTATTCGTTCGAACCTCATCAACCCGAACAGTGCCAGTTCCGGATCGATCTCCTGCTGGACATCACCCCGGTCTTCGAGAAGAAGCGGCAGGCGATGGAATGCATGGAGGCCCAGGAGCATCTCTGGGCGTATTACACGGATCTTGCGAAGCGCCGCGGTGTGCAGGCAGGCCGCAATTCCGGGCAACCCATCGTCTACGCAGAGGCGTATCAGCGCGTGTTTCCTTCTGTCGGAGGTGAATTCGTGTGA
- a CDS encoding DUF6282 family protein: MGQREDIISLLSGLYDLHVHVWPDLVERSIDDVSLARQFRDLGWSGFALKSHYFPTVERAKVVSSVFPEVDVIGALVLNHAVGGFNPVAVDIAGRAGGRIVWLPTVDAANESPERQAARGQSHLPFWARIQSEVRAEGIGLELLSIWDEQGRFRSDLAQCLERARHHQMAIATGHLARDEIFAVVERARALGIQKIIVTHALFPSEALSIEDQVKLADLGAFIEHCYTTFYTQKCDWGVLFEAIRAVGPERTLLSTDLGQKSNPSVVDGIVDFTARLLDAGFSPDALRTMWVDNPRKLMGREA; the protein is encoded by the coding sequence ATGGGACAACGGGAGGACATCATATCGCTTCTCAGCGGCCTCTACGACCTGCATGTGCACGTCTGGCCGGACCTCGTCGAGCGCAGCATCGACGACGTGTCGTTGGCCCGCCAGTTCCGAGACCTCGGTTGGTCAGGCTTTGCCCTCAAATCTCACTACTTTCCCACGGTTGAACGAGCGAAAGTGGTGTCCAGCGTCTTTCCCGAAGTCGACGTGATCGGAGCCCTCGTGCTAAATCACGCCGTCGGCGGGTTCAACCCCGTCGCCGTGGACATCGCCGGCCGAGCGGGGGGGCGCATCGTGTGGCTGCCCACCGTCGACGCGGCGAACGAAAGCCCCGAAAGACAGGCCGCCCGCGGCCAATCCCACCTTCCGTTTTGGGCGCGCATCCAATCGGAGGTGCGGGCAGAAGGCATCGGGCTCGAGCTGCTGTCGATATGGGACGAACAGGGCCGCTTCCGTTCCGACCTCGCCCAATGCCTTGAACGGGCTCGTCACCATCAAATGGCAATCGCGACCGGGCATCTGGCGCGAGACGAAATTTTCGCCGTGGTGGAGCGCGCGCGGGCGCTTGGGATTCAAAAGATCATCGTGACGCACGCGCTGTTTCCTTCCGAAGCGCTGTCGATTGAAGACCAGGTGAAGCTCGCCGATCTCGGGGCCTTCATCGAACACTGCTACACCACGTTTTACACCCAGAAGTGCGATTGGGGCGTGCTCTTTGAGGCCATCCGCGCCGTGGGGCCAGAGCGCACACTCCTTTCCACGGATCTCGGTCAGAAGTCCAATCCGAGCGTCGTCGATGGCATCGTGGACTTCACCGCGCGCCTTCTCGACGCCGGCTTTTCGCCCGATGCCCTGCGAACGATGTGGGTGGACAACCCGCGCAAGTTGATGGGACGCGAGGCGTGA
- a CDS encoding GntR family transcriptional regulator, with translation MEVSSQGYTEEECYRRLRDAIIDGTLMPSQRLVEMDLARWLGASRATVRTVLARLEQEGLVERERYRGARVRHVSHEEAVEILEVRMALECLIARYAALRAADEDVRRLDDILAWMRRQYEGNDLLAYSDGNAQLHRTIAEISRHHTARRLLDTLNSQSVRYQYRTILAPNRSAASMQEHQNIVDAIRLGDPDAAEQAMRVHLSHVCDTLRNMRQGF, from the coding sequence GTGGAAGTCTCAAGTCAGGGTTACACGGAAGAAGAGTGTTACAGGCGGCTTCGCGACGCCATCATCGACGGCACGCTCATGCCGTCTCAGCGGCTTGTGGAGATGGACCTCGCGCGATGGCTTGGTGCGAGTCGGGCCACGGTCCGCACCGTCCTCGCCCGCCTGGAACAGGAGGGCTTGGTGGAGCGGGAGCGTTACCGCGGTGCCCGCGTCCGCCACGTCTCCCACGAGGAAGCCGTGGAGATCTTGGAGGTTCGCATGGCGCTGGAGTGCCTCATCGCGCGGTACGCGGCGCTAAGGGCGGCGGACGAGGACGTGCGCCGGCTGGATGACATCCTCGCGTGGATGCGCCGTCAGTATGAGGGGAACGATCTGTTGGCGTACTCGGACGGCAACGCGCAACTCCACCGGACCATCGCGGAGATCTCCCGTCACCACACGGCCCGGCGACTGCTCGACACGCTCAACTCGCAAAGCGTTCGATACCAATACCGCACCATCTTGGCACCGAATCGATCGGCCGCGTCCATGCAAGAGCACCAAAACATCGTGGATGCGATTCGCCTGGGAGATCCGGACGCGGCCGAGCAGGCCATGCGCGTGCATCTCAGCCATGTCTGTGACACGCTCCGCAACATGCGCCAGGGATTTTGA